A part of Lactobacillus sp. ESL0700 genomic DNA contains:
- the ftsH gene encoding ATP-dependent zinc metalloprotease FtsH: protein MKNNRNRLLSNGLFYIVVFLLLLGGINWALGGSDNSGGSENISYSEFVKDLRQGKVKNFNVQPANGVYTVSGSYKTAQGSKDQSKNSFDFFSGNSGAQVTRFSTTMLQNDSSVANVQDLAQKSDTKMTTQGESQSGNWISTIVMLVPTVLFIVMMWMMISQTGGGGRGGSGGGIMNFGRSHVKPEDPKKNKVRFSDVAGEEEEKQELVEVVEFLKNPAKFTKLGAKIPSGVLLEGPPGTGKTLLARAVAGEANVPFFSISGSDFVEMFVGVGASRVRDLFTNAKKNAPSIIFIDEIDAIGRRRGSNASGGGNDEREQTLNQLLVEMDGFEGNEGVIVIAATNRSDVLDPALLRPGRFDRKVLVGTPDVRGREAILRVHAKNMPLAADVDLKEIARQTPGFVGADLANLLNEAALLAARRNGTEITAADLDEAEDRVIAGPAKKNSMISKKERERVAFHEAGHSICGLVLSDSRTVRKVTIVPHGRTGGYNLMLPKDDQFLLTKKQLMEQIVGLMGGRAGEEVVVGDQSTGASNDFEQATQIAHSMVVNYGMTDSLGMVELEKEGETNPYGFKPYSEATSAKIDEAVKELLDEAHAKAVEIVKDNRDKHRVIAEALLKYETLDEKQIMSLYTTGKMPEKMPEYPSESKALTYEEAKAAAEKKENHKATITAEKETEDKDSKHVHSEETVETPLEKNEEVEEHNPENPEKAHETDADSSSKDQDHSSDDQQD from the coding sequence ATGAAGAATAACCGGAATCGGCTGCTATCGAATGGCCTGTTCTATATAGTTGTTTTCCTTCTATTATTGGGAGGTATCAACTGGGCTCTTGGCGGCTCTGATAATTCTGGTGGCAGTGAAAATATTAGCTACTCTGAATTTGTCAAAGACTTGCGTCAAGGCAAAGTTAAAAACTTTAATGTTCAGCCTGCTAACGGGGTTTACACCGTTTCAGGCAGTTATAAGACAGCACAAGGAAGCAAAGACCAATCGAAAAACAGTTTTGACTTCTTTAGTGGTAATTCGGGCGCACAAGTAACGCGCTTTTCAACCACGATGCTGCAGAATGATTCAAGTGTCGCTAATGTTCAGGACTTAGCTCAAAAGAGCGATACGAAGATGACAACTCAGGGAGAGTCGCAATCGGGCAATTGGATTTCAACAATTGTGATGTTAGTGCCGACTGTTCTGTTTATTGTCATGATGTGGATGATGATCAGTCAGACCGGTGGCGGTGGCCGCGGCGGTTCTGGTGGCGGCATAATGAACTTTGGTCGTTCACACGTTAAGCCTGAAGATCCTAAAAAGAATAAGGTCCGCTTCTCCGATGTTGCTGGTGAAGAGGAAGAAAAGCAGGAATTAGTTGAAGTCGTTGAATTCTTAAAGAATCCAGCTAAATTTACTAAACTCGGTGCCAAAATTCCGTCAGGTGTTTTGCTTGAGGGTCCTCCGGGTACCGGTAAGACTTTGCTTGCACGTGCTGTTGCTGGTGAAGCTAACGTACCATTCTTCTCGATTTCCGGTTCCGACTTCGTAGAAATGTTTGTCGGTGTCGGTGCCAGTCGGGTTCGTGATTTATTTACCAATGCCAAGAAGAACGCACCAAGTATTATCTTTATTGATGAAATTGATGCTATCGGACGTCGGCGTGGCAGTAATGCCAGCGGCGGTGGTAATGATGAGCGTGAACAGACCTTGAACCAATTATTGGTTGAAATGGACGGTTTCGAAGGTAACGAAGGCGTTATCGTAATTGCCGCAACCAACCGGTCTGATGTCTTGGATCCAGCTTTGCTGCGTCCAGGTCGGTTTGACCGTAAAGTCTTGGTTGGTACACCTGATGTTCGTGGTCGTGAAGCTATTTTACGGGTTCATGCTAAGAACATGCCATTAGCTGCTGACGTTGACTTAAAGGAAATTGCCCGTCAGACCCCAGGATTTGTCGGTGCTGACCTTGCTAACCTTCTAAATGAAGCTGCATTGCTTGCAGCTCGGCGCAATGGTACTGAAATTACTGCCGCTGATCTTGATGAAGCTGAAGACCGCGTAATTGCGGGACCAGCTAAGAAGAACAGCATGATTTCTAAGAAAGAACGCGAACGTGTTGCCTTCCACGAGGCAGGACACTCAATCTGTGGGCTGGTCTTAAGTGATTCACGGACTGTTCGCAAGGTTACGATTGTTCCTCATGGCCGCACTGGTGGTTATAATTTAATGTTGCCAAAGGACGACCAATTCTTATTAACCAAAAAGCAATTAATGGAACAAATTGTTGGGTTAATGGGTGGTCGTGCCGGTGAAGAAGTTGTTGTTGGTGACCAGTCAACTGGTGCTTCTAACGACTTTGAACAAGCAACACAAATTGCCCACAGCATGGTTGTTAATTATGGGATGACCGATTCTTTAGGGATGGTTGAGCTTGAAAAAGAAGGCGAGACTAATCCTTACGGCTTTAAGCCATACAGTGAAGCAACTTCAGCTAAGATTGACGAGGCTGTTAAAGAATTACTTGACGAGGCCCACGCTAAGGCTGTGGAAATTGTCAAGGATAACCGCGACAAGCACCGGGTAATTGCTGAAGCATTGCTGAAGTATGAAACTTTAGATGAAAAGCAGATTATGTCGCTGTACACAACGGGTAAGATGCCAGAAAAAATGCCAGAATACCCGAGTGAGTCTAAGGCTTTGACTTATGAAGAAGCTAAGGCAGCTGCTGAAAAGAAAGAAAACCATAAGGCAACTATTACTGCCGAAAAGGAAACTGAAGATAAAGATAGTAAACATGTTCATTCTGAAGAAACAGTCGAAACTCCTTTAGAGAAGAATGAGGAAGTGGAAGAGCACAATCCGGAAAATCCAGAGAAGGCTCATGAAACTGATGCCGATTCTTCATCTAAGGATCAAGATCATTCTTCAGATGATCAACAAGATTAA
- the tilS gene encoding tRNA lysidine(34) synthetase TilS has translation MATEIADFFKQNNLPLAGKTLVVATSGGPDSMALLAMVNAMQAKYQLKIIAAHLDHQLRPDSEMEAAVIEQYCRGRQIKVITTVWPMQLHPQKGVEAAARDYRYSFLLKVMRQERGDYLLTAHHCDDLLENILLKFIRSGNPSEMNSLKAVSQRRGIKLLRPLLTSNKEELLLYDRERQVPFVQDSTNAEDDVLRNRLRHHVVPLLKQENPLIGHNALRYSEQMSVLTTLAKRAFTAVAPPEQILGFAYRQNQAELAAFSDQEQLVYWQNFIWQMWHVRVNENLAGFELINYQKYWYIMPVKLPPHPQAAAVKLDVEFNWGSRHLMVSQTYQVAGQLVGQFKAQLDTQLLAYSLPQGAKLLLKNGHHVKSKKKFAQNGIPAILRPYCLTLVANKQVLFVENAYSNQETGFNADQYYVYNIK, from the coding sequence ATGGCGACTGAGATTGCAGACTTTTTTAAGCAAAATAACTTGCCGTTAGCTGGCAAGACATTGGTGGTAGCTACGAGCGGCGGGCCGGACTCAATGGCGCTACTTGCAATGGTTAACGCCATGCAGGCCAAATATCAGCTGAAAATAATTGCGGCTCACTTGGATCACCAATTGCGGCCTGATTCTGAAATGGAAGCTGCAGTGATTGAGCAGTATTGTCGCGGCCGGCAGATTAAAGTAATTACTACTGTTTGGCCGATGCAATTGCACCCGCAAAAAGGAGTAGAGGCAGCTGCGCGCGATTACCGTTATTCTTTCTTGTTAAAAGTGATGCGGCAAGAGCGCGGCGATTATCTGTTAACGGCCCATCATTGTGATGACTTGCTGGAGAATATTCTGCTAAAGTTTATTCGCTCGGGTAATCCTAGCGAAATGAATAGTTTAAAGGCGGTCAGTCAGCGGCGAGGAATTAAATTATTGCGGCCGTTGTTGACCTCTAATAAGGAAGAGCTGCTTTTATATGATCGCGAGCGCCAGGTGCCTTTTGTTCAGGACTCAACGAATGCGGAAGATGATGTCTTGCGCAATCGCCTGCGACATCATGTTGTGCCACTGTTAAAACAGGAGAACCCATTAATTGGTCACAATGCTTTGCGTTATAGTGAGCAAATGAGTGTCTTAACTACCCTTGCGAAAAGGGCGTTTACGGCAGTTGCACCGCCTGAACAAATACTGGGGTTTGCTTACCGCCAAAATCAGGCTGAACTTGCCGCATTTTCTGACCAGGAGCAGCTTGTTTATTGGCAGAATTTTATTTGGCAGATGTGGCATGTTCGGGTCAACGAAAATTTGGCGGGCTTTGAATTAATTAATTATCAAAAATATTGGTACATCATGCCGGTTAAGTTGCCACCACACCCGCAGGCAGCGGCAGTTAAATTGGATGTCGAATTTAACTGGGGGTCGCGTCATTTAATGGTTAGCCAAACTTACCAGGTAGCCGGTCAATTAGTGGGGCAGTTTAAGGCGCAGCTAGACACGCAGCTACTAGCTTATTCTTTGCCCCAAGGCGCAAAACTACTTTTGAAAAATGGTCACCATGTCAAAAGCAAGAAAAAGTTTGCTCAAAATGGCATCCCAGCAATATTGCGACCCTACTGCTTAACTTTAGTTGCCAATAAGCAGGTGTTGTTTGTCGAAAATGCATACAGTAATCAAGAAACTGGTTTTAACGCAGACCAATATTATGTTTATAACATTAAATGA
- a CDS encoding S1 RNA-binding domain-containing protein produces the protein MKYQVGQRITGVVNNITDLGIFVTLPKRHSGLIHHSDFGNNWDRERHNYRVGQSVRVVIIHNFKGKIGLSKMRVNDPTIVDHTNQFSSVKKGDFLNVLTKTVTDAEAEIKKLHQELVNYGD, from the coding sequence ATGAAATATCAAGTAGGACAGCGGATAACTGGTGTAGTTAATAATATAACTGATCTAGGCATTTTTGTGACATTGCCTAAACGACATTCCGGGTTAATTCACCACAGTGATTTTGGCAATAATTGGGACCGTGAGCGGCATAATTACCGCGTGGGTCAGAGCGTTCGCGTGGTGATTATTCACAATTTTAAAGGGAAAATCGGTTTATCGAAGATGCGGGTTAATGATCCGACAATTGTTGATCATACTAACCAGTTTTCTTCTGTTAAAAAGGGCGATTTTTTAAATGTACTGACTAAGACAGTCACGGATGCGGAAGCTGAAATTAAGAAATTGCACCAAGAACTAGTAAATTATGGCGACTGA
- a CDS encoding septum formation initiator family protein: protein MKGPRIYNSLSPEERMARLKRKQEKREREVHRVRRNRIIAVFAIIFVFLGVQIAITHAQTSRINSQVQASKKSLSTISKEKQALSAKRDDLKDPDYVAKLVRFKFLYSKPNETIYNIPEEKDNN from the coding sequence ATGAAAGGACCACGTATTTATAATTCGCTTAGTCCAGAAGAGCGAATGGCGCGTTTAAAGCGTAAACAGGAAAAAAGAGAACGAGAAGTGCACCGAGTACGGCGTAACCGGATAATTGCGGTTTTTGCGATTATCTTCGTCTTTTTGGGTGTGCAGATTGCAATTACGCACGCGCAGACTAGCCGGATTAATAGTCAGGTGCAGGCTTCCAAAAAGTCGCTTAGTACGATTAGTAAGGAAAAGCAAGCTCTGTCTGCAAAACGTGATGACCTCAAGGATCCGGATTACGTAGCCAAACTGGTGCGGTTCAAGTTTTTATATTCCAAACCTAATGAAACAATCTACAATATTCCAGAAGAAAAAGATAATAATTAA
- a CDS encoding RNA-binding S4 domain-containing protein has protein sequence MRIDKFLKVSRLVKRRPIAKEMADQGRIKVNDRVVKSSYDVKIGDVIEVGYGSRQVKAKVCAIRETTKKAEASELYELID, from the coding sequence ATGCGAATTGATAAATTTTTAAAAGTTTCGCGGTTGGTTAAGAGACGGCCAATTGCCAAAGAAATGGCGGATCAAGGACGAATTAAGGTTAATGACCGAGTTGTGAAGTCCAGCTATGATGTGAAAATCGGGGACGTTATTGAGGTCGGCTACGGCTCACGGCAAGTTAAGGCCAAGGTCTGTGCTATCCGCGAAACTACCAAAAAGGCAGAAGCAAGCGAGCTGTATGAGCTAATTGATTAA
- the mfd gene encoding transcription-repair coupling factor, whose protein sequence is MRLTNLLEQDQGLTDFIKKVTQVKNSLITGATAGAFSLLLKQIVHQLKQPLLLIEENESKAQKLASELSAIMPSGMVQSFPVDATIATQTAVSSPDELSQRIQALNFLLSEQAGIVVTTPQGLQYKLSAPDAFKKARREFAPGKEFDLAALTSWLVQTGYRRENLVARPGEFALRGDILDIYPLDRENPIRMEFFGDEIDTIKEFDLASQRSQTTLDQVTVAAAQDRVFTADDFARAEKAITKAMADAPAPEKAVKDHFTQTFDELKDGTLPQNYAFLVDFLIKEPSTLTEYLAQNGVILLDDWPLIDQAVKTVDEQNAGFIDDELKTGAILPGQELRANFNQNWAKDQHAHIYFSLFQRSMGRIRLGQLFDWQTREPQQFFSQMPLIKTEIESYQKTRQTVVLQADNDKRARQISQTMAEFGLDVPVVSAEAISEHQTQIIVGGFNSGFTLPRINLVYLTEHELFNKTTHHKRRIKTLENAQRLRNYTELKPGDYVVHVNHGIGRFEGIKTLENQGVKRDYITITYQHGDQLFVPADQLSLVQKYVASEGKHPHINKLGGSEWAKTKRKVQSKVEDIADDLIALYAKRESEKGFAFSPDDELQRQFEDSFPYVETPDQLRSIKEIKHDMEQDKPMDRLLVGDVGFGKTEVALRAAFKAIQDNKQVAFLVPTTILAQQHYETIQDRFKDFPVNFAMLSRFQTAAEAKKIIAGLKDGQIDLVVGTHRILSKDVKFKNLGLLIVDEEQRFGVKHKEKLKELKANIDVLTLTATPIPRTLHMSMVGVRDLSVMETPPSNRYPIQTYVMEQIPSVIKDACLREMQRGGQVFYLHNRIGDIDDVVNQLENLIPQARIASVHGRMSQNQMEDILYRFLNREFDILVTTTIIETGIDMPNVNTMIVEDADHYGLSQLYQLRGRIGRSARLAYAYFLYQPNKVLTEIGEKRLDAIRDFTELGSGFKIAMRDLSIRGAGNMLGAQQHGFIDSVGYDLYSQMLADAVRERKGKKRIKKTNAEIDLGLEAYIPDTYIGDQEEKIESYKKIKAADADELDQIQDELIDRFGDYPEPVENLLAMANLKIETDLAQVLNIVKTANRVKVEFSSDASRELEGPNIFKALEHVNLKAKISLSPQKRLVVLLELPDNENSRMLTNELMTFMTAASDIIQR, encoded by the coding sequence ATGCGTTTAACAAATTTACTTGAGCAAGATCAAGGGCTAACAGATTTTATTAAAAAAGTTACCCAAGTTAAGAATTCTCTGATCACTGGCGCCACCGCCGGTGCTTTTAGTCTGCTCTTAAAACAGATTGTCCACCAATTAAAGCAGCCGCTTTTGTTAATTGAGGAGAATGAGAGCAAGGCACAAAAGTTGGCCAGTGAATTAAGTGCGATTATGCCTAGCGGTATGGTGCAAAGCTTTCCGGTGGATGCGACCATTGCCACGCAAACCGCGGTAAGCTCGCCGGACGAACTTAGCCAGCGGATCCAGGCACTTAACTTTTTGTTAAGCGAGCAAGCGGGAATTGTGGTAACAACACCGCAAGGGTTGCAGTATAAGTTATCGGCTCCAGATGCATTCAAAAAGGCGCGGCGTGAATTTGCGCCGGGCAAAGAATTCGATTTGGCTGCCTTAACCAGTTGGCTCGTGCAGACCGGTTATCGCCGTGAAAATTTGGTTGCTCGTCCAGGTGAATTTGCTTTACGTGGGGATATTTTAGATATTTATCCCCTGGACCGAGAAAATCCAATTAGAATGGAATTTTTCGGCGATGAAATTGATACGATTAAGGAGTTTGACCTAGCTAGTCAGCGTAGTCAAACAACTTTGGATCAAGTTACCGTTGCGGCGGCGCAGGATCGAGTCTTTACGGCGGATGACTTTGCTCGGGCAGAGAAAGCCATTACTAAGGCGATGGCTGATGCGCCGGCACCAGAAAAAGCGGTTAAGGATCACTTCACGCAGACGTTTGATGAGCTTAAGGACGGCACATTGCCGCAAAATTATGCTTTTTTAGTTGATTTTTTAATTAAGGAACCGAGTACGCTAACCGAGTATTTGGCACAAAATGGCGTAATTTTACTGGATGATTGGCCGCTAATTGATCAAGCAGTTAAAACGGTTGATGAGCAGAATGCCGGCTTTATTGATGATGAATTAAAGACCGGGGCAATCTTGCCGGGGCAGGAATTACGCGCTAATTTTAATCAGAATTGGGCTAAGGATCAGCACGCGCATATTTACTTTTCGCTTTTTCAACGGAGTATGGGCCGCATTCGCTTGGGGCAACTGTTTGACTGGCAAACCCGTGAGCCGCAGCAATTTTTTAGTCAAATGCCACTGATTAAGACCGAAATTGAATCTTACCAAAAAACGCGGCAGACGGTTGTCTTGCAGGCGGACAACGACAAGCGGGCACGCCAGATTAGTCAAACAATGGCAGAGTTTGGCCTTGATGTGCCCGTAGTTAGCGCTGAAGCAATTAGTGAACACCAAACGCAGATTATTGTTGGCGGCTTTAACAGCGGTTTTACACTGCCCAGAATTAATTTGGTCTACTTGACCGAGCACGAATTATTTAACAAGACGACGCACCATAAGCGCCGGATTAAAACCTTGGAAAATGCGCAGCGGTTGCGTAATTATACCGAGCTTAAACCAGGCGACTATGTTGTTCACGTTAATCACGGAATCGGCCGTTTTGAAGGCATTAAAACGCTGGAAAATCAGGGCGTAAAGCGTGACTACATCACAATTACCTACCAGCACGGCGACCAATTATTTGTACCTGCCGACCAACTGAGTTTGGTGCAAAAGTATGTTGCCTCAGAAGGTAAACACCCACACATTAACAAGCTTGGTGGTAGTGAATGGGCTAAAACCAAGCGTAAGGTACAGTCGAAGGTTGAAGATATTGCCGATGATTTAATTGCGCTGTATGCCAAACGTGAATCTGAAAAGGGCTTTGCCTTTTCACCGGATGATGAGCTGCAGCGGCAATTTGAAGATTCTTTCCCGTATGTCGAAACGCCGGACCAGTTGCGTTCAATTAAGGAAATTAAGCACGACATGGAGCAGGATAAGCCGATGGACAGGCTGCTTGTGGGGGATGTTGGTTTTGGTAAGACAGAAGTAGCCTTGCGGGCGGCTTTTAAGGCTATCCAAGATAATAAACAAGTGGCGTTTTTGGTCCCGACAACGATTTTGGCCCAGCAGCATTATGAAACAATTCAAGATCGGTTTAAAGATTTTCCGGTTAATTTTGCGATGCTGTCTCGCTTTCAGACCGCAGCAGAAGCTAAAAAGATTATTGCTGGTTTAAAAGACGGCCAGATTGACCTAGTGGTTGGGACGCACCGGATTTTATCCAAGGATGTTAAATTTAAAAATCTGGGGCTGTTAATCGTTGACGAAGAACAGCGCTTCGGCGTTAAGCATAAGGAAAAGTTAAAGGAACTCAAGGCTAACATTGATGTTTTAACCTTGACGGCAACGCCTATTCCGCGAACGCTGCACATGTCAATGGTCGGTGTGCGTGACTTGTCGGTAATGGAAACACCGCCGTCAAACCGCTATCCGATTCAAACTTACGTCATGGAACAAATTCCGAGCGTGATTAAAGATGCGTGTTTGCGCGAAATGCAGCGCGGCGGGCAGGTCTTTTACCTGCATAACCGCATTGGCGATATCGACGATGTTGTTAATCAATTGGAAAATTTGATTCCACAGGCGCGGATTGCTAGTGTTCACGGGCGGATGAGTCAAAATCAAATGGAAGATATTCTTTACCGCTTTTTGAATCGCGAATTCGATATTTTGGTCACCACAACCATCATTGAAACTGGGATTGATATGCCTAACGTGAATACGATGATTGTGGAAGACGCCGATCATTACGGCCTAAGTCAGCTTTATCAGTTGCGTGGTCGCATTGGTCGTAGTGCCAGACTGGCTTACGCCTACTTTTTGTATCAGCCTAATAAGGTCTTAACGGAAATTGGTGAAAAGCGACTTGATGCAATTCGTGATTTTACGGAATTGGGTTCCGGCTTTAAGATTGCAATGCGTGATTTGTCAATTCGTGGTGCTGGTAACATGCTTGGCGCGCAGCAACACGGCTTTATCGACAGCGTCGGGTACGATTTGTACTCGCAAATGCTGGCTGATGCGGTGCGCGAGCGTAAGGGTAAAAAGCGGATTAAAAAGACTAACGCAGAAATTGATTTGGGCCTTGAGGCCTATATTCCCGACACTTATATCGGCGATCAAGAAGAGAAGATTGAGTCGTATAAGAAAATTAAGGCAGCTGATGCGGATGAACTCGACCAAATTCAGGATGAATTAATTGACCGCTTCGGTGATTATCCGGAGCCGGTTGAAAATCTGCTGGCAATGGCTAATTTGAAGATTGAGACTGATTTGGCTCAGGTTTTAAATATTGTTAAAACAGCTAATCGGGTTAAAGTTGAGTTTTCCTCCGACGCTAGTCGTGAACTAGAAGGACCAAATATTTTTAAAGCCTTGGAACACGTTAACTTAAAGGCTAAAATAAGTCTATCGCCACAAAAGCGGCTGGTAGTTCTATTAGAATTGCCAGATAACGAAAACAGTCGCATGCTGACGAATGAATTGATGACGTTTATGACTGCAGCAAGTGATATTATTCAAAGATAG
- the pth gene encoding aminoacyl-tRNA hydrolase: protein MKIIAGLGNPGKKYDGTKHNTGFMALDHYLEENGLTLERDKFEGKFTKQKIKGIDVILLEPQTYMNDSGRSVAQVAHFFKVEPQDILIIHDDMDMALGKIRVRANGKSGGHNGIRSIIRDLGTSNFNRLKIGIRHPAEVTEASVISWVLSPFNKEQQELMAAAFAKSSQIIDDFIAGESSQYLMNKYN from the coding sequence ATGAAAATTATTGCAGGTCTGGGTAATCCAGGTAAAAAATATGACGGCACAAAACATAATACGGGCTTTATGGCCTTAGACCATTATCTAGAAGAAAATGGGCTGACACTTGAACGTGATAAGTTTGAAGGTAAATTTACCAAGCAAAAAATCAAGGGCATAGATGTTATCCTGCTTGAGCCGCAAACATACATGAATGACTCCGGTCGTTCAGTTGCGCAAGTCGCACACTTCTTTAAGGTAGAACCGCAAGATATTTTGATTATTCATGATGACATGGATATGGCTTTGGGCAAGATTCGCGTTCGAGCCAACGGCAAGTCTGGCGGCCACAACGGAATTAGAAGCATTATTCGTGATTTAGGCACGAGCAATTTTAACCGGTTAAAGATTGGTATTCGCCATCCCGCAGAAGTCACAGAAGCAAGTGTAATTTCTTGGGTGTTGTCCCCGTTTAATAAGGAGCAGCAGGAGTTAATGGCAGCCGCTTTTGCCAAAAGCAGTCAGATTATTGATGACTTCATTGCGGGCGAAAGCAGCCAATATTTGATGAATAAATATAACTAA
- the cbpA gene encoding cyclic di-AMP binding protein CbpA, whose product MLIKSLVIKKDYLTTVNEHATLEEALKILEDSGFRCVPILDDTGTIFRGNIYKMHIYRHKSQGKDMTLPVTDLLKNATKTIKVNSPFFKVFFTIKDLPYITVLDEGGKFYGILTHSRLLDMLSNAWNVKTGSYVFTVLTDNDRGNLAKMTKVITKYSNIAGVMSLDATAAESDGTFVRRILFTLPSGVTLEVLKTIVGKLEHKGYVVTEIEDLQAGMTIMSDENPGVYINDAAEDNE is encoded by the coding sequence ATGCTTATCAAATCTTTAGTTATTAAAAAAGATTACCTAACAACGGTTAACGAACACGCTACACTTGAAGAGGCACTTAAAATTTTGGAAGATTCCGGCTTTCGGTGTGTGCCAATTCTTGACGATACTGGCACTATTTTCCGCGGTAATATCTATAAAATGCACATTTACCGGCACAAGTCCCAAGGTAAGGACATGACTTTACCGGTTACTGACTTACTTAAAAATGCTACTAAAACAATTAAAGTAAACTCACCATTTTTTAAAGTTTTCTTCACAATTAAGGACTTACCTTATATTACAGTTTTAGATGAAGGCGGTAAGTTTTACGGTATTTTAACGCACTCGCGCTTATTAGATATGTTGTCCAACGCCTGGAATGTGAAAACCGGTTCTTACGTATTCACAGTATTGACCGATAACGACCGTGGTAATTTAGCTAAAATGACTAAAGTCATTACTAAATATTCCAACATTGCCGGTGTTATGAGCTTAGATGCAACTGCTGCTGAGTCAGATGGCACCTTTGTGCGCCGAATTCTGTTCACCTTACCTTCAGGGGTTACTCTTGAAGTCCTAAAAACCATTGTGGGCAAATTGGAGCACAAGGGCTATGTCGTAACCGAAATCGAAGACCTGCAAGCAGGTATGACCATCATGAGTGATGAAAATCCCGGTGTTTATATCAATGATGCTGCAGAAGACAATGAGTAA
- a CDS encoding LacI family DNA-binding transcriptional regulator has product MRPKLSDVAKKAGVSVTTVSRVINNYGYLSKETKAKVKLAMQELNYQPNSVARSLQGKQTYLVGIIFPNISNPFFGELVERLECLLFAKGYKTILCNSANDPQKEHTYLQMLMANQVDGIISGAHNLGIKEYQQTNLPMVSFDRNLSADIPIVSADNYRGAQMATAELYRCGCRQIYYLGNANIEGNPTDQRLRGYRDYMKAKDLEAKVCSLNYGDTKLIKMMLIKKLLEQDKVDGIVCSDDLTAILVCLVAKELKIKVPQDLMVIGFDGTQLIRDYFPQLTTIKQPLNDIASLLIKLLLQRIKHPDQKFKNTIYTLPVELCMGKTVDPNQA; this is encoded by the coding sequence ATGCGTCCCAAACTAAGTGATGTTGCGAAAAAAGCTGGTGTTTCGGTAACGACAGTGTCACGCGTTATTAATAACTACGGTTATTTGAGTAAAGAAACCAAAGCCAAGGTTAAGCTTGCAATGCAAGAACTAAACTATCAGCCCAATTCAGTGGCACGTTCTTTGCAAGGAAAGCAAACATATCTCGTAGGCATAATTTTCCCGAATATTAGTAATCCGTTTTTTGGCGAACTAGTCGAAAGGCTTGAATGTTTATTATTTGCTAAAGGCTATAAAACAATTTTATGTAATTCTGCTAATGACCCACAAAAGGAACATACTTATTTGCAAATGTTGATGGCCAATCAGGTTGATGGTATCATTTCGGGGGCACATAATTTAGGTATTAAAGAGTATCAGCAAACAAATTTACCAATGGTAAGTTTTGATCGTAATTTATCAGCTGATATTCCGATTGTTTCCGCAGATAATTATCGTGGGGCACAAATGGCAACCGCTGAATTATATCGCTGTGGTTGTCGGCAAATTTATTATCTGGGAAATGCAAATATCGAGGGTAATCCAACTGATCAGCGTCTACGGGGCTATCGCGATTATATGAAAGCTAAGGATTTAGAGGCTAAAGTCTGCTCATTGAATTATGGTGATACTAAGTTAATTAAAATGATGCTTATTAAAAAGTTGCTGGAGCAAGATAAAGTTGACGGCATTGTTTGTTCAGATGATTTGACGGCAATTTTGGTTTGCCTGGTGGCCAAGGAATTGAAAATTAAAGTCCCGCAAGATTTAATGGTCATAGGCTTTGATGGTACGCAGCTAATTAGGGATTATTTCCCACAACTGACCACTATTAAGCAGCCGTTAAATGATATTGCTTCGCTTTTGATAAAGCTATTGCTCCAAAGAATAAAGCATCCTGATCAGAAATTTAAAAATACAATCTATACTTTACCTGTAGAACTATGTATGGGCAAAACGGTCGATCCCAATCAGGCATGA